Below is a genomic region from Bacillus spongiae.
GGTGTCTGAAAGTTTAATTGACTATGAATACGACGACGGTTGTACCATCCTTCAATAAACTGAAACAACGCAATCTTTGCTGATTCGTAATGTAAATAAGTAGTGTGATAGACTTCTTCCTTCTTCAAAATAGCGTGAAAAGATTCAATGCAGGCATTGTCGTATGGACAGCCTTTCCTACTGAAGGATGGTGT
It encodes:
- a CDS encoding integrase core domain-containing protein: TPSFSRKGCPYDNACIESFHAILKKEEVYHTTYLHYESAKIALFQFIEGWYNRRRIHSQLNFQTPQEVEDKYRQSV